In a single window of the Tellurirhabdus bombi genome:
- a CDS encoding hydroxypyruvate isomerase family protein: protein MQKSSRRIVLKTLAGSALTLPVVDSLAASLEQTTQAVAPKLKGNINHSVCQWCYSKIPFEDLCKNAKEIGLQSVELTNAEHWPILKKYGLTSAIVYGGGKGIERGFNDPNLHDELVASYEANFAKVKEAGMKNVICFSGNRRADLNDEQGLENCTKGLKRLMASAEKHGIVLVMELLNSKVNHKNYMADHTAWGVELCKRIGSENFKLLYDIYHMQIMEGDIIRTIKDSHKYIGHYHTGGNPGRAEIDETQEIYYPAVMKAIVETGYKGFVGQEFIPKRDPMTSLRQAVQICDV from the coding sequence ATGCAAAAATCTTCTCGCCGTATCGTTTTGAAAACCCTCGCTGGGTCGGCGCTGACGTTGCCAGTCGTCGATTCACTGGCTGCCTCCCTCGAGCAAACGACTCAAGCGGTAGCGCCGAAGCTCAAAGGCAACATCAACCATTCGGTATGCCAGTGGTGTTACAGCAAAATCCCGTTTGAGGATCTGTGCAAAAACGCCAAAGAAATTGGCCTTCAGTCTGTTGAGTTGACTAATGCCGAACACTGGCCAATCCTGAAAAAATACGGATTAACTTCCGCAATTGTTTACGGCGGTGGAAAAGGCATCGAAAGAGGTTTCAACGACCCGAATCTGCACGATGAACTGGTGGCCAGCTACGAAGCTAATTTCGCCAAAGTAAAAGAAGCAGGGATGAAAAACGTCATCTGTTTCTCGGGAAACCGTCGGGCAGACCTGAACGACGAGCAAGGTCTCGAAAACTGCACAAAAGGCTTGAAAAGGCTCATGGCCAGCGCCGAAAAACACGGCATCGTGCTGGTAATGGAACTGCTGAACAGCAAGGTAAACCATAAAAACTACATGGCCGACCACACGGCCTGGGGCGTTGAATTGTGCAAACGCATTGGTTCGGAAAATTTCAAGCTGCTGTACGATATTTACCACATGCAGATCATGGAAGGCGACATCATCCGGACAATTAAGGATAGCCACAAATACATCGGTCATTACCACACAGGCGGTAACCCGGGCCGGGCGGAAATTGACGAAACGCAGGAGATTTACTACCCAGCCGTCATGAAAGCCATTGTCGAAACGGGCTACAAAGGCTTCGTTGGTCAGGAGTTTATTCCAAAACGCGATCCGATGACATCCCTGCGGCAGGCGGTGCAAATCTGTGACGTCTAG
- a CDS encoding 3-keto-disaccharide hydrolase, with protein sequence MKNLVKKWSHVALLALAVGIVAPAQATNAPKKGKWEKIFDGKSFAGWHGYLKKDVSDKWKIEDGAMVLTGRGGGNLVTDKEYENFELELEWKISEGGNSGIMYHVHEDSKFGQPYQTGPEVQVLDDERHPDAKAGKNGNRKSSSLYDMLPPSAPAKPAGEWNKIRIVVNNGKAEHYQNGKKVLEYPTTGPEWDKMVSESKFKGWEGFGKYAKGSIALQDHGDKVWFRNIRIREL encoded by the coding sequence ATGAAAAATTTAGTGAAAAAATGGAGTCATGTTGCACTCCTGGCACTTGCCGTTGGAATTGTCGCTCCAGCACAGGCAACGAACGCGCCTAAAAAAGGCAAATGGGAAAAGATTTTTGATGGAAAGTCGTTTGCAGGATGGCATGGATACCTGAAAAAAGACGTGTCTGACAAATGGAAAATTGAAGATGGCGCCATGGTCCTGACAGGCAGAGGCGGTGGAAATCTGGTGACAGACAAAGAGTACGAAAACTTTGAGCTGGAACTGGAATGGAAAATTTCGGAAGGTGGCAACAGCGGGATCATGTACCACGTTCACGAAGACAGCAAATTCGGTCAGCCTTACCAAACCGGCCCGGAAGTACAGGTGCTGGACGATGAGCGTCACCCCGATGCAAAAGCAGGCAAGAATGGCAACCGCAAATCCAGCTCACTCTATGATATGCTGCCCCCATCGGCACCCGCAAAACCCGCCGGTGAATGGAACAAAATCCGGATTGTGGTGAACAACGGCAAAGCAGAACATTACCAGAACGGCAAGAAAGTGCTGGAATATCCAACCACCGGTCCGGAATGGGACAAAATGGTGAGCGAAAGCAAGTTCAAAGGCTGGGAAGGTTTCGGTAAATACGCCAAAGGAAGTATTGCGCTGCAAGACCACGGCGATAAAGTTTGGTTTCGGAATATTCGGATTCGTGAACTCTAA
- a CDS encoding helix-turn-helix domain-containing protein: MTIPPLDLILLLGACQGFILAGLLWFNPKGRRLSNRLLAFLIGLLAMASLAVGIPVQNSFVRLALELTSLINVMPIGPLIYFYTRSLLEPDFRLGKKERLHFYPTILDWGAPLIGWTFLLGVVLKLVSPKTGPEWGQVMDEYNAYADIPRWLSLTIYLGLTRRWLLRQERAASISEQTQSNLPWLRLFLTIFLAFQLIWLFFLVPYIAPAYRNQLLDTFGWYPIYIPIAVMIYWLGLRGYLHARSTEPREPIRKKAAAALAQDVVQETATRLQQAMTEQKLYLDPELTVEKLGRQLQIPAKTISAVLNQHLGKSFNTFVNEYRLEEVKQRLTQPAKAHLTMIGIAFDCGFNSQATFQRAFKQMTGMSPKEYLAKQAVSQSG, translated from the coding sequence ATGACGATTCCTCCTTTAGATCTGATTCTGCTCCTGGGTGCCTGCCAGGGATTTATTCTGGCAGGGCTGCTGTGGTTTAACCCCAAAGGAAGGCGCTTATCCAACCGGTTGCTGGCTTTTTTGATTGGGTTACTGGCCATGGCTAGTCTGGCGGTAGGCATTCCGGTACAAAATTCATTCGTCCGACTGGCGCTGGAACTGACCTCTCTGATCAACGTGATGCCCATCGGGCCACTGATTTATTTTTACACCCGGTCGCTGCTGGAACCGGATTTTCGGCTTGGCAAAAAAGAGCGCCTGCATTTTTATCCAACCATCCTGGACTGGGGTGCGCCTCTGATTGGCTGGACATTTCTACTGGGAGTAGTTTTGAAACTAGTCAGTCCCAAAACCGGCCCGGAGTGGGGTCAGGTGATGGACGAGTATAATGCCTATGCGGATATTCCACGCTGGTTGTCCCTAACGATCTACCTGGGCCTGACGCGGCGCTGGCTGCTTCGGCAGGAACGTGCTGCGTCAATTTCGGAGCAGACGCAAAGCAACCTGCCCTGGCTCCGGCTATTTTTAACCATTTTTCTGGCTTTTCAACTGATTTGGCTCTTTTTTCTGGTGCCTTATATTGCACCGGCTTACCGAAACCAGCTCCTGGATACGTTTGGCTGGTATCCAATTTATATTCCAATTGCGGTGATGATTTACTGGTTAGGCTTGCGGGGATATCTGCATGCACGCAGCACCGAACCCAGAGAACCCATTCGTAAAAAGGCGGCAGCGGCGTTGGCGCAGGACGTCGTTCAGGAAACCGCCACCCGGTTGCAGCAGGCAATGACCGAGCAGAAACTGTATCTCGATCCCGAATTAACGGTAGAAAAACTGGGCCGTCAATTGCAAATACCCGCCAAGACGATTTCTGCGGTTTTGAATCAGCATCTTGGTAAGAGCTTCAACACCTTTGTGAACGAATACCGGCTGGAAGAAGTGAAACAACGCCTGACCCAGCCCGCCAAGGCCCATTTGACCATGATCGGGATTGCCTTCGACTGCGGTTTCAACTCTCAGGCTACTTTCCAGCGGGCGTTCAAGCAAATGACGGGCATGAGCCCCAAGGAGTACCTTGCCAAGCAGGCGGTTAGTCAGTCCGGTTAA
- a CDS encoding DUF2490 domain-containing protein, producing the protein MLASSARGLFAQTSTTNPAPWGTWLIGTVQMSGGEKKWGGFAEVQSRSNSLGREFFYSEIKGGISYDLNPNFTATLAGGRYATYDYQALEDGPLNTEGRLWQQLVINQFLSRLRFEHRYRVEQRWFKFRDGTYPYRNRIRYRFYGFLPLNKPTIKAKTVFLAAYDEIFLNPKGPTFERNRLYGGVGYQLDKHWVFQLGWVNQTNYNPASFDQGVFKPIAASGKNNVVLNVQYRITRKASSERLPSQPD; encoded by the coding sequence TTGTTAGCAAGCTCCGCCAGGGGCTTATTCGCCCAGACATCTACCACTAATCCGGCCCCCTGGGGGACCTGGCTGATCGGTACTGTGCAAATGTCGGGGGGTGAAAAAAAATGGGGTGGCTTTGCAGAAGTGCAGTCCCGAAGCAATTCACTGGGACGGGAGTTTTTCTACAGTGAAATCAAAGGCGGCATTAGCTACGACCTTAATCCGAACTTTACGGCAACGCTGGCGGGTGGGCGCTACGCCACGTACGATTATCAGGCGTTGGAAGACGGCCCGCTCAACACCGAAGGGCGGCTTTGGCAACAACTGGTTATCAATCAGTTTTTATCGCGTCTGCGCTTTGAGCACCGCTACCGCGTAGAACAACGCTGGTTTAAATTTCGCGACGGAACCTATCCTTACCGCAACCGGATTCGCTATCGCTTCTACGGCTTTCTGCCGCTGAACAAGCCAACTATCAAAGCCAAAACCGTTTTTCTGGCCGCCTACGACGAAATATTCCTGAATCCGAAAGGGCCAACGTTCGAACGAAACCGGCTTTATGGCGGTGTTGGCTACCAGCTGGACAAGCACTGGGTGTTTCAGCTTGGTTGGGTGAATCAGACCAATTACAACCCAGCCTCGTTTGATCAGGGCGTTTTTAAACCCATTGCGGCTTCGGGCAAAAATAATGTGGTGCTTAACGTGCAGTACCGCATAACCCGTAAAGCGTCGTCGGAGCGTCTGCCTTCTCAGCCCGATTAA
- a CDS encoding C40 family peptidase, with the protein MKRWICALFILLGTPALAQSTGQTFYRQYQAALKEKFGSLATDAELLFLLENIIDRKHLEVDYNHYFQPRPAPLTKLVCNLRQTASFSGIKNSLVYPLLRFVLPRVTPKPALNQHGTVGERIAAQTFAYLGVPYGSPSFNRQTNRGTLDCSGLVNYVFSDVGIQYRRGGGSSAVVGIVNSPDMKTVSGNPQPGDLLVRKHKNNQWSHVGIYVGNQQLIEAPYTGTVVRTTPYKSGKWHKILRYKG; encoded by the coding sequence ATGAAGCGATGGATTTGTGCGCTGTTCATCCTGCTCGGAACCCCGGCTCTGGCTCAGTCAACGGGGCAAACGTTTTACCGGCAGTATCAGGCAGCTTTGAAAGAAAAATTCGGCAGTTTGGCCACGGATGCTGAGTTGCTTTTCCTCTTGGAAAACATCATTGATCGGAAACATCTTGAAGTTGACTACAACCATTATTTCCAGCCCCGGCCCGCGCCACTAACAAAATTGGTTTGTAACCTACGCCAGACGGCCAGTTTCAGCGGAATCAAAAATAGCCTTGTTTATCCCTTATTGCGGTTTGTGCTTCCCCGCGTGACGCCTAAACCGGCCCTGAACCAGCACGGAACGGTGGGCGAGCGAATTGCGGCCCAAACCTTTGCGTATTTGGGCGTGCCTTACGGAAGCCCGTCCTTTAACCGGCAGACCAATCGGGGGACGCTGGATTGTTCGGGACTCGTTAATTACGTGTTCAGCGATGTCGGAATCCAGTATCGGCGGGGCGGTGGAAGCAGCGCCGTGGTGGGTATTGTCAACAGTCCGGACATGAAAACCGTTTCTGGAAATCCGCAGCCCGGCGATTTACTCGTGCGCAAACACAAGAACAACCAGTGGTCGCACGTGGGCATTTACGTGGGTAATCAGCAATTAATTGAAGCGCCTTACACCGGTACGGTAGTTCGTACGACGCCCTATAAGTCAGGCAAATGGCACAAAATTCTCCGTTATAAAGGGTAA
- a CDS encoding cation-translocating P-type ATPase has product MPTSITTPDHAHQLSIDQLREDLKIDIKTGLSADEASRRYEEFGPNALQETKQESWLAILGRQFTGVIVYILAAAAGISFFLGETVEGFAIIAVLLINAITGFVLEWNARQSMEALRKMDTTPARVLRDGRVREISSEEVTIGDVLIVEAGDVVASDANIFEANQLQIDESALTGESLPVEKNTDIAAADAPLGDQHNRLFKGTPVTSGNGKAIVTGIGQKTELGKIATMVEEAKRTATPLEAKLDSLAKVLIWVTVGLAALFLVVGLIRKEEPLRLVETALALAIAAIPEGMSVVATIALAYGMLRLAEKKVIVKRLSAVETLGGTNVIFTDKTGTLTQNRIEVNTIQLPEQKAEVDVDAKAKKLAVVEGDENITEAALFDQLIHVAVLCNNADYDLVGEEEKEVGDPVEVSLLKFAWGAGFNPDEIIKEFPREGEKAFSSDTRIMGTLHKTPGNKESAPYFVAVKGAAEEVLERCTSVDENLRKSQYEISEKMAADGLRTLAFAYREVSEKPGDDFADKDLIYVGLIGFLDPPRTEVTPALEACREAGIKVIMVTGDHPATALTIASKVKLIEAGEEIVLTGKDLKPLKELSEADKKKLMEARVFARVSPAQKLDMIELYQEHGDIVGMTGDGVNDAPALKKSDIGIAMGLRGTQVAAETADMVLKDDSFSSIVAAIAQGRVIFENIRKFVLFLLSCNLSEIFVVTFAGFLNVGTPLLPLQILFINIVTDVFPALALGVGRENGELMKQPPRDPKTPILSNRDWRIVAFYALAITISVLGAYIVGIKYWGLTEQEGNNLTFYALSFAQIMHVFNLHSEKAFFVNEITRNRYIWYAIVLCMLILVVTYYVPFLSQVLSIQPMRGPELILIAIAGIFPVVLIQLVQAVGLLKRR; this is encoded by the coding sequence ATGCCAACCTCAATTACTACTCCTGACCATGCGCATCAGTTGTCCATTGACCAGTTGCGGGAAGACTTAAAAATCGATATTAAAACGGGCCTCTCTGCCGACGAAGCTTCCCGGCGATATGAAGAATTTGGCCCGAACGCCCTACAGGAAACCAAGCAGGAAAGCTGGCTGGCTATTCTGGGGCGTCAGTTCACGGGTGTTATTGTATACATCCTGGCGGCGGCGGCGGGCATTTCCTTTTTTCTAGGCGAGACTGTCGAAGGGTTTGCCATTATTGCCGTGCTGCTCATCAACGCCATTACTGGCTTTGTGCTCGAATGGAACGCCCGCCAGTCGATGGAGGCGCTCCGCAAAATGGATACAACGCCCGCGCGCGTGCTGCGTGACGGACGAGTGCGCGAAATCTCCTCGGAAGAGGTGACCATTGGCGATGTGCTGATTGTCGAAGCGGGCGATGTCGTTGCTTCCGATGCGAATATATTTGAAGCCAACCAGCTACAAATCGACGAATCGGCCCTGACCGGTGAATCACTGCCGGTTGAAAAAAATACGGACATTGCCGCCGCCGATGCGCCTCTGGGCGACCAGCACAACCGCCTGTTCAAAGGCACGCCCGTGACGAGCGGCAACGGGAAGGCGATTGTGACGGGCATTGGCCAGAAAACGGAGCTGGGCAAAATTGCCACGATGGTCGAGGAGGCCAAACGCACGGCAACCCCGCTGGAAGCCAAACTGGACTCCCTGGCGAAAGTATTAATCTGGGTTACGGTTGGCCTGGCTGCTTTGTTTCTGGTGGTGGGTCTGATCCGAAAAGAAGAACCGCTACGCTTGGTTGAAACGGCCCTGGCGCTGGCTATTGCGGCGATTCCCGAAGGAATGTCGGTGGTGGCCACGATTGCGCTGGCCTACGGAATGCTAAGGTTGGCGGAGAAAAAAGTAATTGTCAAGCGTCTGTCGGCGGTGGAAACGTTGGGCGGAACGAACGTCATTTTTACGGATAAAACCGGCACCTTAACCCAAAACCGGATTGAGGTAAACACGATTCAATTGCCCGAACAAAAGGCCGAAGTAGACGTAGATGCAAAAGCCAAAAAGCTGGCCGTGGTTGAAGGTGACGAAAATATTACCGAAGCCGCCCTTTTTGATCAACTGATTCACGTAGCGGTTTTGTGTAATAATGCCGATTATGACCTGGTTGGGGAAGAGGAAAAAGAAGTGGGCGACCCGGTGGAAGTTTCCCTGCTGAAGTTTGCCTGGGGGGCGGGCTTTAATCCTGACGAGATCATCAAAGAGTTTCCGCGCGAAGGGGAGAAAGCCTTTAGCTCCGATACGCGGATAATGGGCACGTTACACAAGACACCCGGAAATAAAGAATCTGCACCTTATTTTGTTGCCGTCAAAGGCGCCGCCGAGGAAGTTCTGGAACGTTGTACGTCGGTTGACGAAAATCTTCGGAAAAGCCAGTACGAAATATCCGAGAAAATGGCGGCGGATGGGCTGCGAACGCTGGCGTTTGCCTATCGGGAAGTATCCGAAAAGCCAGGGGACGATTTTGCCGATAAAGACCTGATTTATGTAGGCTTGATTGGCTTTTTAGACCCACCGCGCACGGAAGTAACCCCCGCCCTGGAAGCCTGCCGCGAGGCGGGAATCAAAGTCATTATGGTAACCGGCGACCACCCCGCGACCGCCTTAACCATTGCGTCGAAGGTGAAATTGATTGAGGCGGGGGAGGAAATCGTGTTGACCGGGAAAGACTTAAAACCCCTGAAAGAGCTGAGTGAAGCGGATAAGAAGAAACTGATGGAAGCGCGGGTTTTTGCGCGGGTAAGTCCGGCCCAGAAGCTCGACATGATTGAGCTGTACCAGGAGCATGGCGATATTGTCGGAATGACGGGCGACGGGGTGAATGATGCGCCCGCGTTGAAAAAATCCGACATCGGTATTGCGATGGGACTGCGGGGAACGCAGGTCGCCGCCGAAACGGCGGATATGGTGCTGAAAGACGACTCCTTTTCGTCCATTGTGGCCGCCATTGCGCAGGGGCGGGTGATTTTCGAGAACATCCGCAAGTTTGTGCTGTTCCTGCTGTCCTGTAATCTAAGCGAAATTTTTGTGGTTACGTTCGCGGGTTTCCTGAACGTAGGTACGCCATTGCTGCCGCTACAAATTCTATTTATCAATATTGTTACCGACGTTTTCCCCGCGCTGGCGCTGGGCGTAGGCCGCGAAAATGGCGAGCTGATGAAGCAGCCGCCGCGCGATCCGAAAACCCCAATTCTGAGCAACCGGGACTGGCGTATAGTGGCTTTTTATGCCTTGGCCATTACGATTTCTGTACTGGGTGCCTACATTGTGGGAATCAAATACTGGGGTTTAACGGAGCAAGAAGGCAACAACCTGACGTTCTACGCGCTTTCGTTTGCGCAAATCATGCACGTTTTTAATCTGCACTCCGAAAAAGCATTTTTTGTGAACGAAATCACCCGCAACCGATACATCTGGTACGCCATCGTGCTTTGTATGCTGATTCTGGTCGTGACGTATTACGTGCCGTTCCTGAGCCAGGTGTTATCCATTCAACCCATGCGCGGCCCCGAACTGATTTTGATCGCAATTGCGGGTATCTTCCCCGTCGTGTTGATCCAGTTGGTACAGGCTGTTGGCTTGCTGAAACGCCGATAA
- a CDS encoding RNA polymerase sigma factor, with translation MDLAQLISDLKKGDRIAFRQLVEAYQSRVYNTVLAIVQQPEEAEDVAQEVFVQIFEAIQQFGGEMKLTAWIYRIATTKALEAYRKRHARKRFAFFTQLFRSEADGSVDDRLHPVDFVHPGIKLEQQERSRILFSAINRLSEQQKVAFTLHHIEGLSYQEITEVMQTSLPAVESLLHRAKTNLRRSLAGYYREDFDV, from the coding sequence TTGGACCTAGCACAACTTATCAGTGACCTAAAAAAAGGTGATCGGATCGCGTTTCGACAGTTGGTTGAGGCGTACCAAAGCCGCGTTTACAACACGGTCCTGGCTATTGTGCAGCAACCCGAAGAGGCCGAAGACGTAGCGCAGGAGGTATTTGTCCAGATTTTTGAAGCTATTCAGCAGTTTGGTGGAGAGATGAAACTAACCGCCTGGATCTATCGGATTGCCACCACCAAAGCCCTGGAAGCCTACCGAAAGCGCCACGCCCGAAAACGGTTCGCGTTTTTTACGCAGTTGTTTCGCTCCGAGGCCGATGGTTCCGTGGATGATCGGCTACATCCGGTCGATTTTGTCCATCCGGGCATTAAACTAGAGCAGCAGGAACGTTCACGTATTCTGTTCAGCGCGATTAACCGATTGTCGGAGCAACAAAAGGTGGCCTTTACCCTCCACCATATTGAAGGACTTAGCTATCAGGAAATTACGGAAGTCATGCAAACATCGCTGCCCGCTGTTGAGTCATTGCTACACCGGGCGAAAACCAATTTACGCCGTAGTCTGGCGGGCTATTATCGGGAAGATTTTGATGTTTAA
- a CDS encoding cytochrome b family protein: MKDSEHIEEVNQTLRSLTGIERANPKPFFMTRLETRLETRLETRLERHSTETQRFRPAYLAASLGLVFLLNVSALLLYQDQLTAEDQQAVENLAAEWTMESIKLDQ; encoded by the coding sequence ATGAAAGATTCTGAACATATAGAAGAAGTTAACCAAACGCTTCGTTCCCTTACCGGCATCGAGCGGGCCAACCCAAAACCCTTTTTCATGACCCGGTTGGAAACCCGGCTGGAAACCCGGTTGGAGACCCGGTTGGAGCGCCATTCGACTGAAACGCAGCGATTTCGTCCGGCTTACCTAGCCGCTTCCCTGGGTTTGGTTTTCCTGCTTAATGTATCGGCCTTGCTTCTTTATCAGGATCAGTTAACCGCCGAAGATCAGCAGGCAGTCGAAAATCTTGCCGCTGAATGGACGATGGAATCCATCAAGTTAGATCAGTAA
- a CDS encoding Spy/CpxP family protein refolding chaperone, translating to MPESKKLYWLWGAIGLLFLLNLATISWILLRPKPNRPNQPHSEAMLIKRLGFSREQRTRHQAYRRELRQAVRQHEDSLRQLRTDLFQHLRQPAVAKTTIDALVSRMEYQNGQMIRLRFRYWQQVRALCTPDQQERFDGLIDRLIQFQNRPNRAGILKRRQIQP from the coding sequence ATGCCTGAATCCAAAAAGCTTTACTGGCTCTGGGGCGCGATTGGCCTTTTGTTCCTGCTAAATCTGGCAACGATCAGTTGGATTTTGCTGCGGCCAAAACCGAATCGCCCCAACCAGCCGCATTCGGAAGCGATGCTAATTAAACGCCTCGGCTTCTCGAGGGAGCAACGGACCCGGCACCAAGCCTACCGCAGGGAACTTCGCCAAGCCGTCCGGCAGCACGAAGATAGCCTGCGCCAGTTGCGGACCGATCTGTTTCAACACCTGCGTCAACCGGCGGTTGCTAAAACGACCATTGATGCCTTAGTCAGCCGCATGGAATACCAAAACGGACAAATGATCCGCCTTCGCTTTCGCTATTGGCAACAGGTCCGTGCCCTCTGCACGCCCGACCAGCAAGAACGCTTTGATGGCTTAATTGACCGGTTAATCCAATTTCAGAATCGGCCCAATCGGGCGGGTATTCTCAAACGACGGCAAATTCAGCCTTGA
- a CDS encoding DUF1800 domain-containing protein: MDAANKQQQIQHLFWRAGFGATPEVVQRESRKSISKVVRDLLKDSATFKPLALVDESLAGRKELRNKARQGMLDREQLRQQIRQQNEQIRDLNVLWVEKMATGESALREKMAFFWHGHFACRIRNPAAVQQYANTIRQHALGTFSDLLMAVSKEPAMLQFLNNQQNRKNAPNENFAREVMELFTLGRGAYTEHDIKDAARAFTGWGYNADSEFVFRKNQHDAGPKTIFGKTGNFTGEDVIGMLLEQKQTARFITGKLYQFLVNDQPAGNDEVVNNRLDALASQFYSSGYDIAKLLETILTADWFYAPENRGTRIKSPIELLAGMQHSLGIQFAQNQSVVFIQRTLGQVLFYPPNVAGWPGGRSWIDSSSLLFRMRLPDIILKADQLAIRPKGDGDVNTEALDRRGKGFINTQVAWTDFEKNFEKVSDDTLPDALAHYLLQQPLGQTQRDLLFKRIKTGSSRSEQIKSLTITLMAFPEYQLC, encoded by the coding sequence ATGGATGCAGCCAATAAACAACAGCAAATTCAACACCTTTTCTGGCGGGCGGGCTTCGGTGCAACTCCTGAAGTTGTGCAGCGGGAAAGCCGCAAATCCATTTCCAAAGTTGTTCGGGATTTGCTGAAGGATAGCGCTACGTTCAAACCGTTGGCGCTGGTTGACGAATCGCTGGCTGGTCGGAAAGAGTTGCGCAATAAGGCCCGGCAGGGAATGCTCGACCGGGAGCAGCTTAGGCAGCAAATCCGGCAGCAAAATGAACAGATTCGCGATCTAAACGTACTTTGGGTTGAGAAGATGGCGACGGGCGAAAGCGCCTTACGCGAGAAAATGGCCTTTTTCTGGCACGGTCATTTTGCCTGCCGAATCCGGAATCCGGCCGCCGTTCAGCAATACGCCAACACGATTCGCCAGCACGCGCTCGGTACATTCAGCGACCTGCTCATGGCCGTTTCCAAAGAGCCCGCCATGCTTCAGTTTCTGAATAATCAACAGAATCGGAAGAATGCGCCCAACGAAAATTTCGCCCGGGAAGTCATGGAACTGTTCACGCTAGGCCGTGGCGCATATACGGAACACGACATCAAGGACGCTGCCCGCGCCTTTACGGGCTGGGGCTACAACGCCGATTCGGAGTTCGTTTTTCGGAAGAACCAGCACGATGCAGGTCCTAAAACCATCTTCGGTAAAACAGGTAACTTCACCGGGGAGGACGTCATTGGCATGCTGCTGGAACAGAAGCAGACTGCGCGGTTTATCACAGGAAAACTGTATCAATTTCTGGTGAATGACCAGCCTGCTGGCAACGACGAGGTTGTAAATAATCGCCTGGATGCCCTGGCCAGCCAATTCTACAGCAGTGGCTACGACATCGCCAAACTCCTGGAAACGATCCTGACCGCTGACTGGTTTTACGCCCCGGAAAACAGAGGAACCCGCATCAAATCGCCCATCGAGTTATTGGCCGGTATGCAGCATTCGCTGGGTATTCAGTTTGCCCAAAACCAGTCGGTTGTGTTTATCCAGCGGACGCTGGGGCAGGTTCTTTTTTACCCGCCTAATGTAGCCGGATGGCCGGGGGGGCGCTCTTGGATTGATAGCTCCAGCCTGTTGTTTCGCATGAGGTTACCAGACATCATTCTAAAGGCAGACCAGTTGGCTATCCGTCCCAAAGGAGATGGCGACGTAAACACGGAAGCGTTGGACCGCCGGGGTAAAGGTTTCATCAATACACAGGTAGCTTGGACTGATTTTGAGAAGAATTTTGAGAAAGTAAGCGACGACACATTGCCCGACGCACTGGCTCACTACCTACTTCAGCAACCGCTGGGCCAAACCCAACGGGACCTCCTGTTCAAACGGATCAAAACCGGCAGTTCAAGGTCTGAGCAAATCAAGAGCCTGACCATAACCCTGATGGCTTTTCCCGAATACCAACTTTGTTAA